From a single Deltaproteobacteria bacterium genomic region:
- a CDS encoding nitronate monooxygenase, with protein MKTRLTEMLGIQYPIVCGGLMRLAYPPLCAAISNAGGLGNLTSTMYQDKAELKSAIK; from the coding sequence ATGAAAACAAGACTAACTGAAATGCTGGGTATTCAATATCCGATCGTCTGCGGGGGATTGATGAGACTGGCCTATCCACCCCTGTGCGCCGCTATTTCCAATGCCGGCGGTCTCGGAAACCTGACCTCCACTATGTATCAGGACAAAGCTGAACTAAAATCGGCCATAAAGG